Proteins encoded together in one Hymenobacter monticola window:
- a CDS encoding acetate and sugar kinases/Hsc70/actin family protein: MAKILRLHDTGSSTHEGWGPTGKIGPHEVERLLDPQGGRAAKVAVSIPSPFARMHLVETALRFVTQGGAAQDSVYHQLVSHFWDVWEMVFNFHQRKLASQRLQIRAWRKDEELAKLRANPATRPLADVLALYLDGRFAKLTEMHLIYFPGANGVPQLIGGTSPLTLFFPAPNVRPLPVQRPQGGGYYLDNQYVPLANREAAFRDYVYQEFVGDPALTTLAPLVRDTLDRGLLQKWAMDGTASLSNFPVLTDASNNQIDVAGVLLRVRPDEGTVRGSDLFIRPTRAGVAGPLPIVLRPGLKAIGKKYYNETLFADSGAIVPLTDARPLKERTLPGPELPYPYLTVNDLLEETLLAVPYEVDETRFFSGNVKIAPGFRPSNWPLLPIKPAYFDYFTQQDLAEHLSLELESACIRVRLRVPVSGGDYVDYERAYYDNPQGEGVGRLRVTNVALSVFPFVKVADAPQFNDFYKVMLVDANNIDPSMVTKKVDLKFWANGHQLSDTGTDQSATRYERTPKTSQDEGSAYYEVRGTHFDYLEVLNPAPAEGRALIIPRWPEVRQGTKEYRFAIDFGTTNTHVAMQDSPGQEPKPFSFGLTDTPVALLKKSTAEPDRTAYERLYRGIDDDPANFVQIKRWQQYQEREFVPPIIGADNSPYAFPARTATYEAANYATQELSVLGNINVAFGIITEEQRRPNYHTNLKWDNSLNIANTNRVRAFFKEILLLCRAKVALNGGNLAATQITWFAPLSFSTYQRNLYQREWDTLFHEVFHTTASMPCMVESTAPYYYLTRRNIVTLGPGENAAFIDIGGGTTDVLLYADRKPVLSTSFRFAGNDLWGDGGAEVRGSKDNGLVRFGVAGVQSAVLSPAARRAREYVLVAESTDNFGSEDVASFLFNYDQLLGFSERLLRAEHLRVLFYLHFGALIYHVAQVTVANGQQLPRYLCFTGRGSLYVRLLAAGANLQPVEKLARLIMEKATGQSVPADFRIKLADDPKQTTANGGVLATGQIPQDPPMVRPVGVVPDAENPQADKGEHHLEAAGVTDEIKQAVLSNARACLKLLLEDPELKRVQADLGVKNDPGLVMNTLERSLGDSFNLYRQQYADVLRDGDTIPETLFFLPFKNALYELSKVLHDAQPLN, encoded by the coding sequence ATGGCTAAAATCCTGCGTTTGCACGATACCGGCTCCAGCACCCACGAGGGCTGGGGACCGACTGGTAAAATTGGCCCCCACGAAGTGGAACGCCTGCTCGACCCGCAGGGCGGCCGCGCCGCCAAGGTGGCGGTTTCGATTCCCTCGCCCTTCGCCCGCATGCACCTGGTGGAGACGGCTTTGCGCTTTGTGACGCAAGGCGGGGCCGCTCAGGACTCCGTTTACCACCAGTTGGTGAGCCACTTCTGGGACGTGTGGGAAATGGTGTTCAACTTCCACCAGCGCAAGCTGGCCAGCCAGCGCTTGCAAATCCGGGCCTGGCGCAAGGACGAAGAACTAGCCAAGCTGCGCGCCAACCCCGCCACCCGCCCGCTGGCCGATGTGCTGGCCCTGTACCTGGACGGCCGCTTTGCGAAGCTGACCGAGATGCACCTCATTTACTTCCCTGGGGCCAACGGCGTGCCACAGCTTATTGGCGGCACCTCGCCGCTGACGCTGTTTTTCCCCGCGCCGAATGTGCGGCCGCTGCCGGTGCAGCGCCCACAGGGCGGTGGATACTATCTTGACAATCAGTATGTGCCGCTAGCTAACCGCGAAGCCGCTTTCCGCGACTATGTGTATCAGGAGTTCGTGGGCGACCCGGCCCTGACGACCCTCGCGCCGCTGGTGCGCGATACCCTCGACCGCGGCCTGCTGCAGAAATGGGCCATGGACGGCACCGCCAGCCTAAGCAATTTCCCGGTTCTCACCGACGCTTCCAATAACCAGATTGACGTGGCCGGCGTGCTGCTGCGCGTGCGCCCCGACGAAGGCACCGTGCGCGGCTCCGACCTCTTCATCCGGCCCACGCGGGCGGGGGTGGCCGGGCCGCTGCCCATCGTGCTGCGCCCGGGCCTGAAGGCCATTGGCAAGAAGTACTACAACGAAACGCTGTTTGCCGACAGCGGTGCCATTGTGCCCCTGACCGATGCCCGGCCGCTGAAGGAACGCACGTTGCCCGGCCCGGAGCTGCCGTACCCCTACCTCACAGTGAACGACTTGCTGGAAGAAACCCTGCTGGCTGTGCCTTATGAGGTGGACGAGACGCGGTTTTTCAGCGGCAATGTGAAGATTGCGCCCGGCTTCCGGCCCAGTAATTGGCCGTTGCTACCCATCAAACCGGCGTATTTCGACTACTTCACGCAGCAGGATTTGGCCGAGCACCTCTCGCTGGAGCTGGAATCGGCCTGCATCCGGGTGCGGCTGCGGGTGCCGGTGAGCGGCGGCGATTACGTAGATTATGAGCGCGCTTACTATGACAATCCGCAAGGGGAGGGCGTGGGCCGCCTGCGCGTGACCAACGTGGCGCTGTCGGTGTTTCCCTTCGTGAAAGTGGCCGACGCGCCGCAGTTCAACGACTTCTACAAAGTCATGCTGGTGGATGCCAACAACATCGACCCGAGCATGGTGACCAAGAAAGTCGACCTGAAATTCTGGGCCAACGGCCACCAGCTCAGCGACACGGGCACCGACCAAAGCGCCACCCGCTACGAGCGCACCCCCAAAACCAGTCAGGACGAAGGCAGCGCCTACTACGAGGTGCGCGGCACTCATTTCGACTACCTCGAAGTGCTGAACCCGGCCCCGGCCGAGGGCCGCGCACTCATCATCCCGCGCTGGCCCGAAGTGCGCCAGGGCACCAAGGAGTACCGTTTTGCCATCGACTTCGGCACCACGAACACCCACGTGGCCATGCAGGACAGCCCAGGCCAGGAGCCCAAGCCGTTCAGCTTTGGCCTGACCGACACGCCGGTGGCTTTGCTGAAAAAGAGCACCGCCGAGCCCGACCGCACCGCCTACGAGCGCCTGTACCGTGGCATCGACGACGACCCGGCCAACTTCGTGCAAATCAAGCGCTGGCAGCAATACCAGGAACGCGAGTTCGTGCCGCCCATCATCGGCGCCGACAACTCGCCGTATGCCTTCCCGGCCCGCACCGCGACTTACGAGGCCGCCAACTACGCCACCCAGGAACTGAGCGTGCTCGGCAACATCAACGTGGCGTTCGGCATTATCACCGAGGAACAGCGCCGGCCGAATTACCACACCAATCTGAAGTGGGATAATTCGCTGAACATTGCCAACACCAACCGCGTACGGGCGTTTTTCAAAGAAATACTGCTGCTGTGCCGCGCCAAAGTGGCCCTGAACGGCGGCAACCTCGCGGCCACGCAAATCACCTGGTTTGCCCCGCTGAGCTTCAGCACCTACCAGCGCAACCTGTACCAACGCGAGTGGGACACGCTGTTCCACGAGGTCTTCCACACCACGGCCTCCATGCCTTGCATGGTCGAGTCGACGGCGCCGTATTACTACCTCACGCGCCGCAACATTGTGACGCTGGGCCCAGGCGAAAACGCCGCCTTCATCGACATCGGCGGCGGTACCACCGACGTGCTGCTGTACGCCGACCGCAAGCCGGTGCTGAGTACCTCGTTCCGCTTCGCCGGCAATGATTTGTGGGGTGACGGCGGCGCGGAGGTGCGCGGCTCGAAGGACAACGGCCTCGTGCGCTTCGGCGTGGCCGGGGTGCAAAGCGCAGTGCTTTCGCCCGCCGCCCGCCGGGCCCGCGAGTATGTGCTGGTAGCCGAAAGTACCGACAATTTCGGCTCCGAGGACGTGGCCAGCTTCCTGTTCAACTACGACCAGCTGCTGGGCTTCAGCGAGCGTTTGTTGCGGGCTGAGCACCTTCGAGTGCTGTTCTACCTGCACTTCGGGGCGCTGATTTACCACGTGGCGCAGGTGACGGTGGCCAACGGCCAGCAGCTGCCGCGCTACCTGTGCTTCACGGGCCGCGGCAGCCTCTACGTGCGCCTGCTGGCGGCGGGGGCTAACCTGCAGCCGGTGGAAAAGCTGGCCCGTCTCATCATGGAAAAAGCCACCGGGCAGTCCGTACCGGCCGATTTCCGCATCAAGCTGGCCGACGACCCCAAGCAAACCACCGCCAACGGCGGCGTGCTCGCCACCGGTCAGATTCCGCAGGACCCGCCCATGGTGCGCCCCGTCGGCGTTGTGCCCGATGCGGAGAACCCGCAGGCTGATAAAGGTGAGCACCACTTGGAAGCCGCCGGCGTGACCGACGAAATCAAGCAGGCCGTGCTGAGCAACGCCCGCGCCTGCCTGAAGCTGCTGCTCGAAGACCCCGAGTTGAAGCGCGTGCAGGCCGACCTGGGCGTGAAAAACGACCCCGGTCTGGTGATGAACACGCTGGAGCGCAGCCTCGGCGACTCCTTCAACCTCTACCGCCAGCAGTACGCCGACGTGCTGCGCGACGGCGATACGATTCCCGAAACGTTGTTCTTCCTGCCGTTCAAAAACGCCCTGTATGAGCTATCCAAGGTGCTTCATGACGCGCAGCCGCTCAACTAA